Proteins from one Catenuloplanes atrovinosus genomic window:
- a CDS encoding ATP-binding cassette domain-containing protein — MTVLRGAGLSVTPGSRWGIVGENGRGKSTLLAVLAGRLEPDAGTVRRAGTLGLAEQELAVAGDATVGDVIDAELTDARAALRALDDAAEALAAGAPGADRAYADALHRAETLEAWDADHRVDAALAALGAELQRARPLAELSVGGRYRVRLACLLGAEHDFLLLDEPTNHLDDEGLTYLTGKLATTRAGVVLVSHDRALLATVATSIVDLDPSRDDRPRVYGDGYAGYLAGRAAERERWEEEYERQRAEHARLAANLAGARDRLIDNWRPDKGTDKHKRATRASSQVRTFHRRQDELAAHAVTMPEPPLRLNLPELPRNAAAALDGVTVAGRLRRPVMLTVGPSGRLHVDGRNGAGKSTLLAVLAGRLRPTTGTRRVAGSQRIGYLTQESPEPGATTARRLFAAAGGTVELESLGLLDRRELDRPVRELSTGRRRRLDLALVLARRPHLLLLDEPTNHLSIALVDELTAALGATRAAVVLATHDRALRADVADWPRLTVER; from the coding sequence GTGACCGTGCTGCGCGGTGCGGGGCTGAGCGTCACGCCCGGATCGCGCTGGGGGATCGTCGGCGAGAACGGGCGTGGCAAGTCCACGCTGCTGGCGGTGCTCGCCGGGAGACTCGAACCCGACGCGGGCACGGTGCGCCGCGCCGGCACGCTCGGGCTGGCGGAACAGGAACTGGCCGTCGCCGGTGACGCCACGGTGGGCGACGTCATCGACGCGGAGCTGACGGATGCCAGGGCGGCGCTGCGTGCGCTGGACGACGCGGCGGAGGCGCTGGCCGCGGGCGCGCCGGGCGCGGACCGGGCGTACGCGGACGCGCTGCACCGGGCCGAGACGCTGGAGGCCTGGGACGCCGACCACCGGGTGGACGCGGCGCTGGCCGCGCTCGGCGCGGAACTCCAGCGGGCACGTCCGCTGGCCGAGCTGTCCGTGGGCGGGCGGTACCGGGTCCGGCTGGCCTGCCTGCTGGGCGCGGAGCACGACTTCCTGCTGCTGGACGAGCCCACCAACCATCTCGACGACGAGGGGCTGACCTACCTGACCGGGAAGCTGGCCACCACCCGGGCCGGCGTGGTGCTGGTCAGCCACGACCGGGCGCTGCTGGCCACGGTGGCCACCTCGATCGTCGACCTGGACCCGAGCCGGGACGACCGGCCGCGCGTCTACGGCGACGGGTATGCCGGATACCTCGCCGGGCGGGCGGCCGAGCGGGAGCGGTGGGAGGAGGAGTACGAGCGGCAGCGCGCGGAGCACGCCCGGCTGGCGGCGAACCTGGCCGGCGCGCGCGACCGCCTGATCGACAACTGGCGGCCGGACAAGGGCACGGACAAGCACAAGCGCGCGACCCGGGCGTCGTCCCAGGTCCGCACGTTCCACCGGCGGCAGGACGAACTGGCCGCGCACGCGGTCACCATGCCGGAGCCGCCGCTGCGGCTGAATCTGCCGGAGCTGCCGCGGAACGCCGCGGCCGCGCTGGACGGCGTGACGGTGGCCGGCCGTCTCCGCCGGCCGGTCATGCTGACGGTCGGGCCGTCCGGGCGGCTGCACGTGGACGGCCGCAACGGCGCCGGCAAGTCCACGCTGCTTGCGGTGCTCGCGGGCCGGCTGCGGCCGACCACCGGCACCCGGCGCGTCGCGGGGAGCCAGCGGATCGGATACCTCACGCAGGAGTCGCCGGAGCCGGGCGCCACGACCGCGCGCCGGCTCTTCGCGGCGGCCGGCGGCACGGTCGAGCTGGAGTCGCTCGGCCTGCTCGACCGCCGGGAACTGGACCGGCCGGTGCGCGAGCTGTCCACCGGGCGGCGCAGGCGGCTGGACCTGGCGCTGGTGCTGGCCCGGCGCCCGCACCTGCTGCTGCTCGACGAGCCGACCAACCACCTGTCGATCGCGCTGGTCGACGAGCTGACCGCGGCGCTCGGCGCGACGCGGGCGGCGGTGGTGCTGGCCACGCACGACCGGGCGCTGCGCGCCGACGTGGCCGACTGGCCGAGGCTCACCGTGGAGCGGTGA
- a CDS encoding M50 family metallopeptidase yields the protein MPALLEIAAVAPDSGVNKVAWAGALLAWLLAVPAYVVFGLIDTIAHEGGHALLAKLLFQRVRAIRLFPDGGGATYFDDDMPWAVDVAVKFIGYVAPSLFGLAAAWLLARDLVDVTLWASLGFLFVMLFAVRGLLGWLVVPSLMVVICYVALAVEPPMRELFAHVWAWFLLIAAVETMLIFLRARGYHHNASDAGALRRLTSLSGEFWAVLMLIGTTAALIYGGVMMLRAAT from the coding sequence ATGCCCGCGCTTCTGGAGATCGCCGCGGTCGCGCCTGATTCGGGAGTCAACAAGGTGGCGTGGGCCGGCGCGCTGCTGGCCTGGCTCCTGGCCGTGCCGGCGTACGTCGTCTTCGGGCTGATCGACACGATCGCGCACGAGGGCGGCCACGCGCTGCTGGCCAAGCTGCTGTTCCAGCGGGTGCGGGCGATCCGGCTGTTCCCGGACGGCGGCGGCGCGACGTACTTCGACGACGACATGCCATGGGCGGTGGACGTGGCGGTCAAGTTCATCGGGTACGTCGCGCCGTCGCTGTTCGGCCTGGCCGCCGCGTGGCTGCTGGCCCGCGACCTGGTCGACGTCACGCTCTGGGCCAGCCTCGGCTTCCTCTTCGTCATGCTGTTCGCGGTGCGCGGGCTGCTCGGCTGGCTGGTCGTACCGTCGCTGATGGTGGTGATCTGTTATGTCGCGCTGGCGGTGGAGCCGCCGATGCGCGAGCTGTTCGCGCACGTGTGGGCCTGGTTCCTGCTGATCGCGGCCGTCGAGACCATGCTGATCTTCCTGCGCGCCCGCGGTTACCACCACAACGCCTCGGACGCGGGCGCGCTACGCCGCCTGACCAGCCTGTCCGGCGAGTTCTGGGCGGTGCTGATGCTGATCGGCACGACCGCGGCGCTGATCTACGGCGGCGTGATGATGCTCCGCGCCGCCACCTGA
- a CDS encoding glycoside hydrolase family 3 N-terminal domain-containing protein, with product MRLRSLLVRSSTRRRLLAPAVVGVLILTLTATPAGAVGERYLDPKASVPSRVADLLRRMTVEEKVGQLQQIAVNRMQGDCNWSGGALNETCMREVLADQHAGSVLSGGGAAPAVNTPRAWAEMVNTIQRYAIEHSRLRIPIVYGVDAVHGHNNVLGTDVFPHQIGLGATWNTTLNQRTAEATQRAVAATGTTWNFSPVADLARDQRWGRYYETYAEDPVLAGTLAAGAVTGLQNRASGRPVAATVKHFAGYSEPFNGHDRAPADLSPRYLQDTILPPYKAAVDAGALTVMVNSGAVNGIPATGSRWLLTDLLRDEWGFKGVTISDWNDVRLLHTAYHITDSYAGAVAAAVNAGVDMAMVPPDDRGFHQAALDAVNQNLISKRRLDQAVGRILTLKFQLGLFDRPYVDPAAADAAVIQANRPLNRQTATESLVLLRNTDGTLPFGPDTRKIVVAGPNADNLRDQVGGWTIGWQGVPDGVTIPGTTILQGLRDTAPAGTTVVGTSSPDDAVAQAEDADAVVVAVGNRAAAEGEADMPNPVLAPDQQELVARLEATGTPVVVVVVSDRPLVLGPAGESDALIAAWQPGSEGGNAIADVLYGRANPSGRLPVSWPAVVGNQPLYYQQLPGTNAGVNSGYTPAYPFGAGLSYTSFTTGGVALASGTVRPKDNVRVTVTVSNTGGRAGDLVVPVYAGQPVANPLAPPKRLVAFTKVALAAGETRTVTLNFPASRLAVTPGDMLSTQDPRVAPGRYVISAGESSATLTVR from the coding sequence ATGCGACTCCGTTCCCTGCTCGTTCGTTCCTCGACCCGGCGTCGGCTGCTGGCACCCGCCGTCGTCGGCGTCCTGATTCTCACGCTCACCGCCACGCCCGCCGGCGCGGTCGGAGAGCGCTACCTCGACCCGAAGGCGTCCGTTCCGTCCCGGGTGGCCGACCTGCTCCGCCGGATGACGGTGGAGGAGAAGGTCGGCCAGCTCCAGCAGATCGCGGTCAACCGCATGCAGGGCGACTGCAACTGGAGCGGCGGCGCGCTCAACGAGACCTGCATGCGGGAGGTCCTCGCCGACCAGCACGCCGGGTCGGTCCTCTCCGGCGGGGGCGCGGCGCCGGCCGTCAACACGCCCCGGGCCTGGGCCGAGATGGTCAACACCATCCAGCGGTACGCGATCGAGCACTCCCGCCTGCGCATCCCGATCGTCTACGGCGTGGACGCGGTGCACGGGCACAACAACGTGCTCGGCACGGACGTCTTCCCGCACCAGATCGGGCTCGGCGCCACCTGGAACACCACACTGAACCAGCGCACCGCGGAGGCCACCCAGCGCGCGGTCGCGGCCACCGGCACCACCTGGAACTTCTCGCCGGTCGCGGACCTGGCCCGGGACCAGCGCTGGGGTCGCTACTACGAGACGTACGCGGAGGATCCGGTGCTGGCCGGCACGCTCGCGGCGGGCGCGGTCACCGGCCTGCAGAACCGGGCCTCCGGCCGCCCGGTCGCGGCCACGGTCAAGCACTTCGCCGGCTACTCGGAGCCGTTCAACGGGCACGACCGCGCGCCGGCCGACCTGTCCCCGCGCTACCTCCAGGACACGATCCTGCCGCCGTACAAGGCCGCGGTGGACGCCGGCGCGCTGACCGTGATGGTCAACTCCGGCGCGGTCAACGGCATCCCGGCCACCGGCTCGCGCTGGCTGCTCACCGACCTGCTGCGCGACGAGTGGGGCTTCAAGGGCGTGACGATCAGCGACTGGAACGACGTCCGGCTGCTGCACACCGCATACCACATCACGGACTCGTACGCGGGCGCGGTCGCGGCCGCGGTCAACGCGGGCGTGGACATGGCGATGGTCCCGCCGGACGACCGCGGCTTCCACCAGGCCGCGCTGGACGCGGTGAACCAGAATCTGATCTCCAAGCGGCGGCTGGACCAGGCGGTCGGCCGGATTCTGACGCTCAAGTTCCAGCTCGGCCTCTTCGACCGGCCGTACGTGGACCCGGCCGCCGCGGACGCGGCCGTGATCCAGGCGAACCGGCCGCTCAACCGGCAGACCGCCACCGAGTCGCTGGTGCTGCTGCGCAACACGGACGGCACGCTGCCGTTCGGGCCGGACACCCGGAAGATCGTGGTGGCCGGGCCGAACGCGGACAACCTGCGCGACCAGGTCGGCGGCTGGACGATCGGCTGGCAGGGGGTGCCGGACGGCGTCACCATCCCGGGCACCACGATCCTGCAGGGCCTGCGTGACACCGCGCCGGCCGGCACCACCGTGGTGGGCACGTCCAGTCCGGACGACGCGGTCGCGCAGGCCGAGGACGCGGACGCGGTGGTGGTCGCGGTCGGCAACCGCGCCGCGGCCGAGGGCGAGGCTGACATGCCGAACCCGGTGCTCGCGCCGGACCAGCAGGAGCTGGTCGCGCGGCTGGAGGCGACCGGCACGCCGGTGGTCGTGGTGGTCGTGTCGGACCGGCCGCTGGTGCTCGGGCCGGCCGGCGAGTCGGACGCGCTGATCGCGGCGTGGCAGCCGGGCAGCGAGGGCGGCAACGCGATCGCGGACGTGCTCTACGGCCGGGCGAACCCGAGCGGCCGGCTGCCGGTGTCCTGGCCGGCCGTGGTCGGCAACCAGCCGCTGTACTACCAGCAGCTACCGGGCACGAACGCCGGCGTGAACTCCGGTTACACGCCGGCGTACCCGTTCGGCGCGGGCCTGTCGTACACGTCGTTCACCACGGGTGGCGTCGCGCTGGCGTCCGGCACGGTGCGGCCCAAGGACAACGTGCGCGTCACGGTCACGGTGTCGAACACCGGCGGCCGGGCCGGTGACCTGGTGGTCCCGGTCTACGCCGGCCAGCCGGTGGCGAACCCGCTGGCGCCGCCGAAGCGGCTGGTGGCGTTCACCAAGGTGGCGCTGGCCGCGGGCGAGACGAGGACGGTGACGCTCAACTTCCCGGCGTCCCGGCTCGCGGTCACGCCCGGCGACATGCTCTCCACCCAGGACCCGCGCGTAGCGCCCGGACGGTACGTGATCTCGGCCGGCGAGTCGTCGGCCACGCTCACCGTGCGGTGA
- a CDS encoding copper resistance CopC/CopD family protein translates to MRWVRLIAAMLLGALAVLIGPVSPASAHAVVVDTVPARGSVVGSAPATVTITFSEAVRLVPGKVKVVAPDGTPVTGGEPTLTGAVMSIPIAPAERPLGTYTVSYRVVSADSHPVGGGFSYSVGARSTFDGAVTGDAVHAGVTAGISIAKYVGYVGLTLLVGPALLMLSIWPRRLLRTPAARRGPRIMMFTGAGLVALSAIAAVWLQAPYAYGGGPLDATASGLGEVLRSQFGLAHLGRLVALALAVPLLTIRGFRGRGAVLALVATAGMLTWPLSGHPIASRMPVVTVLADLAHLGAMAVWLGGLVALAAFLLRRADARELRVILPVWSRWAALAVYCLIAGGVLQVMVEVGAVSQLVTTRFGQLILAKTALLAVVLAVAGAARLLVRRIVAGTATGWTARLVPGGAPVTWLRRSVAAELVVTMVVLAASAVLVQTTPSRNVGEEAPVVVPETYSETLTSPIYTLQFEIYPVQRGEHNTLHGFVYTPEGKPIPIEEFKVSLALPSAGLEPIDAPMAILDESHGLGPLNFPLPGEWTVKFTIRISEIDQATVSAVVNVP, encoded by the coding sequence ATGAGGTGGGTACGGCTGATCGCCGCGATGCTGCTGGGTGCGCTGGCCGTGCTGATCGGCCCGGTCTCGCCCGCGTCCGCGCACGCGGTGGTCGTCGACACGGTCCCGGCCCGCGGCTCCGTGGTCGGCAGCGCGCCCGCCACCGTGACCATCACGTTCAGTGAGGCGGTCCGGCTGGTGCCGGGCAAGGTCAAGGTGGTCGCGCCGGACGGCACGCCGGTCACCGGCGGCGAGCCCACGCTGACCGGCGCGGTGATGAGCATCCCGATCGCGCCGGCGGAGCGGCCGCTCGGCACGTACACGGTCAGTTACCGCGTGGTGTCCGCGGACAGCCACCCGGTCGGCGGCGGCTTCTCGTACTCGGTCGGCGCGCGCTCCACGTTCGACGGCGCGGTCACCGGCGACGCGGTCCACGCGGGCGTGACGGCCGGCATCTCGATCGCGAAGTACGTCGGCTACGTCGGGCTCACGCTGCTGGTCGGGCCCGCGCTGCTGATGCTGTCGATCTGGCCGCGCCGGTTGCTGCGCACGCCGGCCGCGCGGCGCGGGCCGCGGATCATGATGTTCACCGGCGCCGGGCTCGTCGCGCTCTCCGCGATCGCGGCGGTCTGGCTGCAGGCGCCCTACGCGTACGGTGGCGGGCCGCTGGACGCCACCGCGTCCGGGCTGGGCGAGGTGCTGCGCAGCCAGTTCGGGCTGGCGCACCTCGGGCGGCTGGTGGCGCTGGCGCTGGCCGTACCGCTGCTGACCATCAGGGGTTTCCGGGGTCGTGGCGCGGTGCTGGCGCTGGTCGCGACCGCCGGCATGCTGACCTGGCCGCTGTCCGGGCACCCGATCGCGTCGCGCATGCCCGTGGTCACGGTGCTGGCGGACCTCGCGCACCTCGGCGCGATGGCGGTCTGGCTCGGCGGCCTGGTCGCGCTGGCCGCGTTCCTGCTGCGCCGCGCGGACGCCCGCGAACTGCGGGTGATCCTGCCGGTCTGGTCGCGCTGGGCCGCGCTCGCGGTCTACTGCCTGATCGCGGGCGGCGTGCTTCAGGTGATGGTCGAGGTCGGCGCGGTCTCCCAGTTGGTCACCACGCGGTTCGGCCAGCTCATTTTGGCGAAGACCGCGCTGCTCGCCGTGGTGCTGGCCGTCGCGGGCGCGGCCCGGCTGCTGGTCCGGCGGATCGTGGCCGGCACCGCGACCGGGTGGACGGCGCGGCTGGTGCCGGGCGGGGCGCCGGTGACCTGGCTGCGCCGCTCGGTCGCGGCCGAGTTGGTGGTGACCATGGTGGTGCTGGCCGCGAGCGCGGTGCTGGTGCAGACCACGCCGTCGCGCAACGTCGGCGAGGAGGCGCCGGTCGTGGTGCCGGAGACCTACAGCGAGACGCTGACCAGCCCGATCTACACGCTCCAGTTCGAGATCTACCCGGTGCAGCGCGGCGAGCACAACACGCTGCACGGCTTCGTCTACACGCCGGAGGGCAAGCCGATCCCGATCGAGGAGTTCAAGGTGTCGCTGGCGCTGCCGTCCGCGGGCCTGGAACCGATCGACGCGCCGATGGCCATCCTGGACGAGAGCCACGGGCTGGGACCGCTCAACTTCCCGCTGCCCGGCGAGTGGACCGTGAAGTTCACGATCCGGATCTCCGAGATCGACCAGGCTACGGTGTCCGCCGTGGTGAACGTTCCCTAA
- a CDS encoding nuclear transport factor 2 family protein, translated as MSDPVDRYLAAWNETDPARRRDLVAETFAPDCRYVDPLIDATGRDALDAAIAGAQRQIGALFPGSPLRPLGTPETHHDVVRFRWAITPDGTEPAVIGSDVLTLDDRGLITSVIGFFDRFPAAAG; from the coding sequence ATGTCCGATCCGGTGGACCGCTACCTGGCCGCGTGGAACGAGACCGACCCGGCGCGCCGCCGCGACCTGGTGGCGGAGACGTTCGCGCCGGACTGCCGCTACGTCGACCCGCTGATCGACGCGACCGGCCGGGACGCGCTGGACGCCGCGATCGCGGGCGCGCAGCGACAGATCGGCGCGCTGTTCCCCGGCTCGCCACTGCGCCCGCTGGGCACCCCGGAGACCCACCACGACGTGGTCCGATTCCGCTGGGCCATCACCCCGGACGGTACGGAACCAGCGGTGATCGGCTCCGACGTGCTGACCCTGGACGACCGAGGACTGATCACCTCCGTGATCGGCTTCTTCGACCGCTTCCCGGCGGCCGCCGGGTGA
- a CDS encoding helix-turn-helix domain-containing protein, which translates to MTIAAEPEPAGRVLRRWRERRRLSQLELSIRAEISTRHLSFIETGRSRPTPEMILRLADQLDMPLRERNAALLAGGYAPRYPRSELGAPELAEVRAALRSVLTGHEPYPALVLNRWWELLDGNAAVPPLVEGAAAHLLEPPVNVLRLTLHPDGLARRIVNLAQWRAHLLGQLRRRADHLGDDRLAGLHEELLAYPGGLDHAVPAQRVVLPLRLRVEGGEAALFSVASRVETAADVTVEELTIETFYPADAATAELFRTRLS; encoded by the coding sequence ATGACGATCGCCGCCGAGCCGGAACCGGCGGGCCGGGTGCTGCGCCGGTGGCGTGAGCGGCGCCGGCTCAGCCAGCTGGAGCTGTCCATCCGCGCGGAGATCTCCACCCGGCACCTGAGCTTCATCGAGACCGGCCGTTCGCGGCCCACGCCGGAGATGATCCTGCGCCTGGCGGACCAGCTCGACATGCCGCTGCGGGAGCGCAACGCGGCGCTGCTGGCCGGCGGGTACGCGCCGCGGTACCCCCGGTCCGAGCTGGGCGCGCCGGAGCTGGCCGAGGTCCGGGCCGCGCTGCGGTCCGTGCTGACCGGCCACGAGCCGTATCCGGCGCTGGTGCTGAACCGGTGGTGGGAGCTGCTGGACGGCAACGCGGCCGTGCCGCCGCTGGTCGAGGGCGCGGCGGCGCACCTGCTGGAGCCGCCCGTGAACGTGTTGCGCCTGACGCTGCACCCGGACGGCCTGGCCCGGCGGATCGTCAACCTCGCGCAGTGGCGGGCGCACCTGCTCGGCCAGCTCCGCCGCCGTGCCGATCACCTCGGCGACGACCGGCTGGCCGGGCTGCACGAGGAACTGCTGGCGTACCCCGGCGGTCTTGATCATGCTGTGCCCGCGCAGCGGGTGGTGCTGCCGCTGCGGCTGCGCGTGGAGGGTGGCGAGGCCGCGCTGTTCTCCGTCGCGTCGCGCGTGGAGACGGCCGCGGACGTGACCGTGGAGGAGCTGACGATCGAGACGTTCTACCCGGCCGATGCGGCGACCGCAGAACTGTTTCGCACGAGATTATCTTGA
- a CDS encoding MarR family winged helix-turn-helix transcriptional regulator, whose translation MTAPQRTAPDVSFLLNHAAHVLRTRMAAALAEAGLTARMHCVLTHAMGEERTQAELAELGDMDKTTMVVTVDALERAGLAERRPSAKDRRARIISVTDAGAELAERSQRIADQVHADVLAALPPDEREVFLRAMKRLVEGHLAEPVEAPVPARRARQREN comes from the coding sequence ATGACCGCACCACAGCGCACTGCACCCGACGTGTCGTTCCTGCTCAACCATGCCGCGCACGTGTTGCGGACCCGGATGGCGGCGGCGCTCGCGGAGGCCGGCCTGACGGCGCGGATGCACTGCGTGCTCACCCACGCGATGGGCGAGGAGCGGACGCAGGCGGAGCTGGCCGAGCTGGGGGACATGGACAAGACCACGATGGTGGTCACCGTGGACGCGCTGGAGCGGGCCGGCCTGGCGGAGCGGCGTCCGTCGGCGAAGGATCGCCGCGCGCGGATCATCTCGGTGACGGATGCGGGTGCGGAGCTGGCGGAGCGGAGTCAGCGGATCGCGGATCAGGTGCACGCGGACGTGCTGGCCGCGTTGCCGCCGGACGAGCGGGAGGTCTTCCTGCGGGCGATGAAACGGCTGGTGGAGGGGCATCTGGCCGAGCCGGTGGAGGCGCCGGTGCCGGCCAGGCGGGCGCGGCAGCGGGAGAACTGA
- a CDS encoding MFS transporter: protein MSVASVPEPSRRTWVALGVLATTTLMTILDGSIVTVALPAMQADLGFSPGALSWVVNAYLLGFGSLLLLAGRLGDLIGRRRVFLAGTAIFTAASALAGVAASAEVLLAARFLQGVGSAAATAVSLGILVTLFGEGRHRGLAIAIFSFTGAAGAAIGQVAGGILTGAAGWPSIFLINLPIGVAAIVAGALVLPADRGAGLRAGADVLGALLVTAGLALALHAVVTGTEHGFSGAVALTALAAAVLLAAFLARQARTAYPLMPLRIFRSRAVAGANAVQVLIMAAMFGFQVLSTLFMQRVLGWSALETGLAMLPAALLIGAISLGLSAPLMARFGARAVLLAGLALLALLFGWLTRVPVDAEYLPDVLPAMLLAAGAGLVLPALTTLGMSGAGPDDAGLASGVFNTTQQIGMALGVAVLSGLAATHTQDLISEGTTEAAARTGGYRLAFAVGAALILAAMALAAMVLRPAPATAPPEAARPVATR from the coding sequence ATGTCCGTCGCATCCGTACCAGAGCCGTCGCGCCGCACCTGGGTCGCGCTCGGCGTGCTCGCCACCACCACGCTCATGACCATCCTGGACGGCAGCATCGTCACGGTCGCGCTGCCCGCGATGCAGGCCGATCTCGGCTTCTCGCCGGGCGCGCTGAGCTGGGTGGTCAACGCGTACCTGCTCGGCTTCGGCAGCCTGCTGCTGCTCGCCGGGCGGCTCGGTGACCTGATCGGCCGGCGCCGCGTGTTCCTGGCCGGCACCGCGATCTTCACGGCCGCGTCCGCGCTGGCCGGCGTGGCCGCCTCGGCCGAGGTGCTGCTGGCCGCGCGGTTCCTTCAGGGTGTGGGCAGTGCGGCCGCCACCGCGGTGAGCCTCGGCATCCTGGTCACGCTGTTCGGCGAGGGCCGGCACCGCGGCCTCGCCATCGCGATCTTCAGCTTCACCGGCGCGGCCGGCGCCGCGATCGGTCAGGTGGCCGGCGGCATCCTCACCGGCGCGGCCGGCTGGCCCTCGATCTTCCTGATCAACCTGCCGATCGGCGTGGCCGCGATCGTGGCCGGCGCGCTCGTCCTCCCCGCCGATCGCGGCGCCGGGCTGCGCGCGGGTGCGGACGTGCTGGGCGCGCTGCTGGTGACGGCCGGGTTGGCGCTGGCGCTGCACGCGGTGGTCACCGGCACCGAGCACGGCTTCTCCGGCGCCGTGGCGCTCACCGCGCTGGCCGCGGCCGTGCTGCTGGCGGCGTTCCTGGCCCGGCAGGCGCGCACGGCGTACCCACTGATGCCCTTGAGGATCTTCCGCTCCCGCGCGGTGGCCGGTGCGAACGCGGTGCAGGTGCTGATCATGGCGGCGATGTTCGGCTTCCAGGTGCTGAGCACGCTGTTCATGCAGCGCGTGCTGGGCTGGTCCGCGCTGGAGACCGGCCTGGCGATGCTGCCCGCCGCGCTCCTGATCGGCGCGATCTCGCTCGGCCTGTCCGCGCCGCTGATGGCCCGGTTCGGCGCACGCGCCGTGCTGCTGGCCGGCCTGGCGCTGCTCGCGCTGCTGTTCGGCTGGCTGACCCGGGTGCCGGTGGACGCCGAGTACCTGCCGGACGTGCTGCCCGCGATGCTGCTCGCCGCCGGCGCCGGCCTGGTGCTGCCCGCGCTCACCACGCTCGGCATGTCCGGCGCCGGCCCCGACGACGCCGGCCTCGCCTCCGGCGTCTTCAACACCACCCAGCAGATCGGGATGGCTCTCGGCGTCGCCGTCCTCTCCGGCCTGGCCGCGACCCACACCCAGGACCTGATCAGCGAGGGTACGACCGAGGCCGCGGCCCGGACCGGCGGCTACCGCCTGGCGTTCGCGGTCGGTGCCGCCCTGATCCTGGCCGCGATGGCGCTGGCCGCCATGGTGCTGCGCCCCGCGCCCGCCACCGCCCCGCCGGAGGCCGCGCGCCCGGTCGCTACCCGGTGA
- a CDS encoding SDR family NAD(P)-dependent oxidoreductase, whose amino-acid sequence MTTARQHPIGTPFTAASTARDVLTGLDLTGRNVVITGGAGGLGREATRALSEAGASVTVTARDPGRAAATLAGIERVEVGELDLLDPASIDAFARRYLATGRPLHVLINCAGNAYGQRTLDARGYEAGFAAFHLGHFQLTLALHPALRAAHGARVVNVSSGAHRTSDIRWDDPHFARGYDGNLAYGQTKTAAVLFAVELDRRWAGEGIRAFSVHPGISVASNLAHLEQGTFTMRQLQAMGLVDENERPIIDPEHEKKTPEQAAATIVFGAASPLLDGIGGVYLKNSDVAPLDPTPWGPTPVGEEPVVLSDAAPHALDPASARRLWELSEELLTG is encoded by the coding sequence ATGACCACCGCACGGCAACACCCGATAGGCACCCCGTTCACGGCCGCGTCGACGGCCCGCGACGTCCTGACCGGCCTCGACCTGACCGGCCGGAACGTCGTCATCACCGGCGGCGCGGGCGGCCTCGGCCGGGAGGCCACCCGCGCGCTGAGCGAGGCCGGCGCCTCGGTCACCGTGACCGCCCGCGATCCCGGACGCGCCGCCGCCACCCTGGCCGGCATCGAGCGCGTCGAGGTCGGCGAACTGGACCTGCTCGACCCGGCCTCGATCGACGCGTTCGCGCGCCGCTACCTCGCCACCGGTCGGCCGCTGCACGTCCTCATCAACTGCGCCGGCAACGCCTACGGACAACGCACACTGGACGCCCGCGGCTACGAGGCGGGCTTCGCCGCGTTCCACCTCGGCCACTTCCAGCTCACCCTCGCGCTGCACCCGGCGCTGCGCGCGGCGCACGGCGCCCGGGTCGTCAACGTCTCCTCCGGCGCGCACCGCACCAGCGACATCCGCTGGGACGACCCACACTTCGCGCGGGGCTACGACGGCAACCTCGCGTACGGGCAGACCAAGACCGCGGCGGTGCTGTTCGCCGTCGAGCTCGACCGCCGCTGGGCCGGCGAGGGCATCCGCGCCTTCTCCGTACACCCGGGGATCTCCGTCGCCTCGAACCTGGCGCACCTGGAGCAGGGCACCTTCACCATGCGGCAGTTGCAGGCCATGGGGTTGGTCGACGAGAACGAACGGCCGATCATCGACCCGGAGCACGAGAAGAAGACGCCCGAGCAGGCCGCCGCGACGATCGTGTTCGGCGCGGCCAGCCCACTGCTCGACGGCATCGGCGGCGTCTACCTGAAGAACAGCGACGTCGCGCCGCTGGACCCCACGCCCTGGGGACCCACGCCGGTGGGCGAGGAGCCGGTGGTGCTCTCCGACGCCGCACCGCACGCACTCGATCCGGCGTCCGCGCGGCGGCTGTGGGAACTCAGCGAAGAACTGCTCACCGGGTAG